In Ruegeria sp. YS9, the genomic window CTGCACAGATTGCGCAGCCTGCCTGTCCGCCCGGATCGACGTCTCGGCGTTCCGCCCGACAAAAAGCCAGAAACGCGCGGTGAAACGCAACGGATATCTGCAACGCCGTGCCACGTCGCCCTGGGCCACGGACGAGCAGTATGAGCTGTTCCGCCGCTATCTTGATACCCGGCACGCCGACGGCGGCATGGCCGACATGGACGTGTTCGAGTTTGCGGCAATGATCGAAGAAACGCCGATTCGAAGCCGCGTGGTGGAATATGCAGATCCGGAAACCGGCGACCTGATTGCTGTCAGCCTGACCGATGTGCTCGATGATGGGCTGAGCATGGTTTATTCCTTCTACGATCCGAACCAGCCTCAGAATTCTCTGGGCACCTATATGATCCTGGACCATATCGAGATCGCGCGTGAAGCGGGCCTGCCCTATATCTACTTGGGCTATTGGGTCCCCGGCAGCCCCAAGATGGGCTACAAGGCAAAATTCTCCGGGCTTGAGGCCTATGTTCAGGGCGAATGGCAAAAGATCACGGATCCTGATACCTTCTGCGCTTCCTCACGGCACCCCCTGTCCACCGCTCCGATTGCCGAGCAGGTGGCCAATATCCAGCTTCCCGACCGCCACCCGACCAAGGGCTGACCACCCCATGAAACAGAACCTGCACGCCGTCACCCTCGTGGTGCCGGACTGCGATGAAGCCATCTCGTTTTACACAGGAAAACTCCGTTTCAAGCTCTTGAAGGATATAGATCTCGGAGGCGGAAAACGCTGGGTCCTGATCGCCCCGCCGGGTTCAGACGGCAGCGCCCTTCTTCTGGCCAAGGCCGACGGGCCTGAACAGCGCGCCGCCATAGGCAGCCAGACCGGTGGCCGCGTCGGATTCTTCCTGCAAACCGATGATTTCCACCGCGACTACTCACAGATGCGTGCCAACGGGGTCCATTTCGAAGAAGATCCCCGCAGTGAATCCTATGGCACTGTCGCCGTCTGGCGCGATCCTTATGGCAACCGCTGGGACCTGATCCAATTCACCTGATCCGCTTCTTCATCTGGCCCAAAATATCCCGGGGATGAATTGGCCGCAGGGCAAGAAGGGGCTGGCCCCTTCCCCCCAACAATCAAGAAAAAGGGAGCCCCAAGGCCCAACCCCTGACGTTAAATGTTGATAAGATATTCGGCTGGCCGCTCTGCGGCCAGCTTCTTTCATTGAACCAAGCACTTGGTCGGCTTCCAAAGGCAAGCTATTCAAAAAGGTGCCTCGAAGATACTTTCGATGACCGGTCGGCTGAACTACAGAAGAAGCTTTCTCCTCTGGGGCGAAATGAGCTGTCTTCATACAACAAATTATTAGGCAAGGAAAAATTGATGGCAGAACAGTTTTCTTTTGAAGTAGCTTCATCATCCACCGGGGAAATCTACCATGTGAGCGTTGTTCGAGAAGGAACAAATCTTACGTGCACTTGCACTTGTCCCGCAGGGCGGAAGCGGACAGCTTGTAAGCACCGCCTTGGTATCCTCCAAGGGCACGATGGAGGTGTCACAGGAGGCGATATCGAGAGCATTGCTCGCATGCCGACTCTCTTAAACGGAACCGATGTCGAGAAGGCAATGAATGATCTAACGGCCATCGAACTGGAAATTGCTACTCTGAAGAAGAGAGCAACGGCTGCGAAGAAGGCTCTTGGCCGCGTCCTCGATGATTGATTAGACATTCATTTAGCCTGCTAAGTAAAAAATGCGGCCACTGTTGGCCGCATTTTCAACATTTACCGACAGGGGCTGGGGCCCCAAGGTCCCCTTTTGCATATTGATGGTCCGGATCAGTTCGGGATCAGGTCCGGCACGATCGTGACAATCGCCGGGAAGAACCACAGGATTGCGATCCCCACCACCTGGATCAGAACAAACGGTATGATCCCGCGATAGATATGGCCCGTCGTCACTTCCTTCGGCGCAACCCCCCGCAGATAGAACAACGCGAACCCGAACGGTGGTGTCAGGAAGGATGTTTGCAGGTTCACCGCCACCATGATCGTCACCCATTTCGGGTCGAACGACCCGCCATAGATCACCGGCCCCACGATGGGGATCACGATGTAGATGATCTCGAGGAAATCCAGCACGAATCCCAGAATGAACAACACCAGCATCACGATCAGGAAGACCGTGAATTCGTTGTCAAAACTCTTCAGGAATTGCTGGATATAGTGCTCCCCTCCGAACGAGATCACCACCAGGTTCAGCAATTGCGATCCGATCAGGATGGTAAACACCATCGAGGTCACCTTGGCCGTCTCGCGCACCACCGGGGTCAGAACTCCGCTTGAATACAGCACCCAGCACCCGAACAGCAGCCCGAACAAGGCATACAGATAGGCTGCATACGCGATGATGAAGGCGATCCAGGTCTCCAAGGTCACATTGCCCTGATTGACCCGCAGGTCAAAGTTCACCCCCATCAGCAAGGCGATGATCACGGCAAAGGTCGACCAGATGATCACCTTGCCCGATCGCCCCTGGTCCTGAAGCTTGCGATAGGCCGCCAGCATGATGGCGCCACCCGCCCCCAGCGCCGCCGCCGGCGTCGGGTTGGTCACACCGCCCAGGATCGAGCCCAGAACCGCGATGATCAGAACCAGTGGCGGGAAGACCACGCGGATCAGGTCATTGGTCGCACATCGCGCCGCGGCTTCCCTGCAACCATACATGGTCAGTGCGAAGGGCAACGCGAGCAACAGGAACGTTGCCCCCGAAGATGTTGTGGGCGAGATCAGCAGGATATCGACCAATACCATAAGCAGCAGACCAATCGCACCAACGATAAGCGGCTGTGGCGCACGCGAAGGGGCGATGCCACGGCCCAGCACCAGGGTAAGACCCAACAGCACGACGGTGATCGCGACACCTGTGCCAATTGGCGCGGCAGATGCGATCATCTCCTGTTTTGCGACGGTCAGTTCTTCTTCGGTCAGGCGGTGAGATTCAGCCGCACCGCCGGCGGCATCAATGGCTTCCTGCTCGGCGACGGCCTGATCCCAGGCGGCCTGACCATGCAGATCGATCATCGAAGCCTTGCATTCTTCCGACACGTTGGTACGCAGCGATGCGCCCTGCCCGATATCCGAGAAAGCCGAGA contains:
- a CDS encoding arginyltransferase translates to MRHTLPIAPQFYVTAPQPCPYLDGRMERKLFTALQGEGAEQLNNSLSQQGFRRSQNVLYRPSCTDCAACLSARIDVSAFRPTKSQKRAVKRNGYLQRRATSPWATDEQYELFRRYLDTRHADGGMADMDVFEFAAMIEETPIRSRVVEYADPETGDLIAVSLTDVLDDGLSMVYSFYDPNQPQNSLGTYMILDHIEIAREAGLPYIYLGYWVPGSPKMGYKAKFSGLEAYVQGEWQKITDPDTFCASSRHPLSTAPIAEQVANIQLPDRHPTKG
- a CDS encoding VOC family protein, whose product is MKQNLHAVTLVVPDCDEAISFYTGKLRFKLLKDIDLGGGKRWVLIAPPGSDGSALLLAKADGPEQRAAIGSQTGGRVGFFLQTDDFHRDYSQMRANGVHFEEDPRSESYGTVAVWRDPYGNRWDLIQFT
- a CDS encoding SWIM zinc finger family protein: MNQALGRLPKASYSKRCLEDTFDDRSAELQKKLSPLGRNELSSYNKLLGKEKLMAEQFSFEVASSSTGEIYHVSVVREGTNLTCTCTCPAGRKRTACKHRLGILQGHDGGVTGGDIESIARMPTLLNGTDVEKAMNDLTAIELEIATLKKRATAAKKALGRVLDD
- a CDS encoding TRAP transporter large permease subunit; this encodes MLFGLDGVEIGLIIVFFCLFGGILSGFPVAFAIGGAGVISFGIIAALDSAGLLIHQAIDTGSQAYRDIVNSGVKPDVISVFRYPDLPRIAEPVFVSGWETALDRNVSFIVNRMNERVLAGQSIETLLAVLMFVLMGITLERSKIANDLLTTMARVFGPLPGGLAVSIVVVGAFLAASTGIVGATVVTMGLLALPTMLRNNYSPELATGVIAASGTLGQIIPPSIVIVLLGTLAGDLYSTAQETRAVEAGCTDALTYLGEPAVVSVGTLFQAALLPGILLALLYALYAFGYALLNPHKAPAVAMSGGSGEPITRSEGLTWLLGAPVALIVGAVLLGNVGVIGSQSVSVSAFSDIGQGASLRTNVSEECKASMIDLHGQAAWDQAVAEQEAIDAAGGAAESHRLTEEELTVAKQEMIASAAPIGTGVAITVVLLGLTLVLGRGIAPSRAPQPLIVGAIGLLLMVLVDILLISPTTSSGATFLLLALPFALTMYGCREAAARCATNDLIRVVFPPLVLIIAVLGSILGGVTNPTPAAALGAGGAIMLAAYRKLQDQGRSGKVIIWSTFAVIIALLMGVNFDLRVNQGNVTLETWIAFIIAYAAYLYALFGLLFGCWVLYSSGVLTPVVRETAKVTSMVFTILIGSQLLNLVVISFGGEHYIQQFLKSFDNEFTVFLIVMLVLFILGFVLDFLEIIYIVIPIVGPVIYGGSFDPKWVTIMVAVNLQTSFLTPPFGFALFYLRGVAPKEVTTGHIYRGIIPFVLIQVVGIAILWFFPAIVTIVPDLIPN